A single Colias croceus chromosome 10, ilColCroc2.1 DNA region contains:
- the LOC123695030 gene encoding uncharacterized protein LOC123695030 yields MKTISICLLLIIGTNCYKANTDKKDNFLLLRKLQGFIDDRENQTVSWSELLANIVVNKITVIFHKSANNETDNFAVTHNRFTNLISNVFKFFKSNVYDKIKGYSDHNNVVNDIDTASQGDKRIIKSSDDPNNDVEVFEPKYHGKLCENCNETTEIEVTNDCPEGYSKDENGDCVKMQISKFIVSVPNQCPIGYRPDWRGYCRKVMDF; encoded by the coding sequence ATGAAAACTATTTCCATTTGTTTACTGTTAATTATTGGTACAAATTGTTACAAAgctaatacagataaaaaagaCAATTTCCTACTACTAAGGAAGTTACAAGGCTTCATCGACGATCGTGAAAATCAAACCGTTTCGTGGAGTGAGCTTCTTGCTAATAtagttgttaataaaataacagttaTATTTCACAAATCAGCAAACAATGAAACAGATAATTTTGCAGTGACGCATAATCgatttacaaatttaataagcaatgtgtttaaattctttaaatcAAACGTGTACGACAAAATAAAAGGATACAGTGATCATAACAATGTTGTTAACGACATAGATACCGCCTCGCAAGGGGATAAACGAATTATAAAATCTAGTGATGACCCAAATAACGATGTAGAGGTATTTGAACCTAAATACCATGGAAAATTGTGTGAAAATTGCAATGAAACTACAGAAATTGAAGTGACAAACGACTGTCCAGAAGGCTATAGTAAAGATGAAAATGGTGACTGCGTTAAAATGCAGATATCCAAATTTATAGTATCTGTACCAAATCAATGTCCAATTGGATATAGACCAGACTGGCGCGGTTATTGTCGAAAAGTCATGGACTTTTAA